In the Ostrinia nubilalis chromosome 15, ilOstNubi1.1, whole genome shotgun sequence genome, one interval contains:
- the LOC135078640 gene encoding uncharacterized protein LOC135078640 gives MNMFQAIVHQIIAQEGFQFPSFGSLSAGNFGGFQLPNFPGFGPSASSASSGLGSGFGSGFGSNFGSSPGQSGFLAFPFSFPNLSNLPSIPGLPNIPSLNGFGSKTVAAELPSTTAVPQTRKRRQASDQEPQNRLFFAAFPTITSCNYTTQAGSSCSSCTAALRCMPNNVGLLTRCRGFFRHCNNGRCSLTQSAACSGSATTAGTTAADSTTAADSTTAADSTTAADSTTAADSTTAADSTTAADSTTAADSTTQMG, from the exons ATGAATATGTTTCAGGCGATTGTGCACCAGATTATTGCTCAAGAAGGATTTCAATTCCCATCTTTCGGCTCATTAAGTGCTGGAAACTTTGGAGGATTTCAACTACCCAACTTCCCGGGATTCGGGCCATCAGCTTCAAGCGCCAGCTCCGGCCTTGGCTCCGGTTTTGGGTCCGgttttggctcaaactttggaTCTAGTCCGGGGCAGTCAGGATTCTTGGCATTCCCATTTAGCTTTCCTAACCTATCTAATTTACCTTCTATTCCTGGGCTACCCAATATACCTAGTCTAAATGGGTTCGGCTCAAAAACTGTTGCAGCAGAATTGCCGTCCACAACTGCCGTTCCTCAAACACGGAAAAGGCGTCAAGCTAGTGACCAGGAACCACAGAACAGACTGTTCTTCGCTGCTTTCCCCACGATTACTTCCTGCAACTATACTACCCAG GCTGGCTCCAGTTGCTCAAGCTGCACTGCAGCTCTTCGCTGCATGCCCAACAACGTCGGCCTCCTGACCAGGTGCAGAGGTTTCTTCCGCCACTGCAACAACGGGCGCTGCTCGCTCACCCAATCTGCTGCATGCAGCGGTAGTGCTACTACTGCAGGTACTACTGCTGCCGACTCGACAACAGCTGCTGACTCGACAACCGCTGCCGACTCGACTACCGCTGCCGACTCGACAACCGCTGCCGACTCGACAACCGCTGCCGACTCGACAACCGCTGCTGACTCTACAACCGCCGCTGACTCAACTACCCAAATGGGATAA
- the LOC135078471 gene encoding neuropeptide-like precursor 1, whose product MGITRNGVGRHRGCIILVAFVALAFSSTYVEQVTSLPVDASSQWPTFPRRNIAALARDGYLKNGSPGFKRSISTLAKNGQLPTYRSPYDETDRQEQDDEESHEKRNMASIARLRSYAAMKRNIQALARDGYRVGRGQYNQPNDKRNIAALARNGLIHKKAESNGDEYYYPFYQNPIPPLSEMDGPFDLNEMYDLQQSINPDMFPPLSRVYKRDVYGGQALNDFDEKQLEMDDNWYYKRGSLGLPVHGLFRPIYTDPTARTKRYILSLPDVIDNNEIHVPENDDGSDDKRSVDEDMEVRDNFEKRHIGSLARLGLLPSFRFSGGRYSRSGRARLLLPSQEMYRKHSSDENFGIREYLTSAEADAAIDSDDSDLPPPAVPAYSHPTGRLLHRPLNNDLPINTRPLAPPPIPNLLDSFSKNSWHSKDSPRFYHFRSLKIPYHTSDKRYLLLPAVDNFLLRKAYRNSSLPGRRKNQ is encoded by the exons ATGGGGATAACACGCAACGGCGTTGGCAGACATCGCGGATGCATTATTCTGGTGGCTTTTGTGGCATTGGCGTTTTCGTCAACCTATGTTGAACAA GTAACAAGCTTGCCGGTTGATGCATCCAGTCAGTGGCCGACATTTCCACGAAGAAATATAGCTGCCTTAGCCAGAGATGGGTACTTGAAGAACGGTTCCCCTGGCTTCAAGAGAAGCATTTCAACATTGGCTAAAAATGGTCAGCTGCCTACTTATCGCTCGCCGTATGATGAAACCGACAGGCAAGAACAAGATGACGAGGAATCCCATGAGAAACGCAATATGGCTTCTATTGCCAGACTTCGAAGTTACGCAGCCATGAAGAGGAACATTCAAGCGCTGGCCCGGGACGGGTACCGCGTCGGCCGGGGCCAATACAATCAGCCGAATGACAAACGCAATATTGCTGCGCTGGCTCGTAACGGGTTAATCCACAAAAAGGCCGAAAGTAACGGGGATGAATACTATTACCCTTTTTACCAGAATCCGATTCCTCCTCTCTCCGAAATGGACGGGCCGTTCGATTTGAATGAAATGTACGATCTCCAACAGTCGATTAATCCGGATATGTTCCCTCCTCTCTCTCGGGTTTATAAGCGCGATGTGTATGGAGGACAAGCGTTGAACGATTTCGACGAAAAACAATTGGAAATGGATGACAATTGGTACTACAAAAGGGGGTCTTTGGGTTTGCCTGTGCATGGACTTTTCAGGCCGATTTACACAGACCCTACTGCCCGAACCAAGAGATACATACTTTCTCTTCCAGACGTGATCGACAATAATGAAAttcacgtaccggaaaatgaTGACGGGTCCGATGACAAGCGTTCCGTAG ATGAAGATATGGAAGTGCGTGATAATTTTGAGAAACGTCATATTGGTTCATTGGCTCGATTAGGTTTacttccatcatttaggttttCGGGCGGACGCTATAGTAGGTCTGGACGAGCCAGGCTGTTATTGCCTAGCCAAGAAATGTACAG GAAGCATTCCTCTGACGAGAATTTCGGAATTAG GGAATATCTCACTAGTGCCGAAGCTGACGCAGCAATCGATTCAGACGACTCCGACCTACCGCCGCCGGCAGTACCTGCTTACTCGCACCCGACCGGCCGGCTCCTCCACCGACCACTGAACAACGATCTCCCGATAAACACCAGACCCCTCGCACCTCCACCCATTCCAAATCTACTCGATTCGTTCTCAAAAAACAGCTGGCACTCCAAAGATAGTCCCCGATTCTACCACTTCAGGTCCCTAAAGATTCCGTATCATACGTCTGATAAGCGGTACCTGCTACTCCCGGCAGTTGACAACTTCCTTCTGCGGAAGGCCTACCGTAACAGCAGCCTGCCTGGACGCCGTAAGAACCAGTAG
- the LOC135078473 gene encoding uncharacterized protein LOC135078473 produces the protein MDLTRVVQLFLIHLMSLGLNSAESGETDVAPHDTTSDEFSTPNIPSRFSWGYSNGSSTPSERRDPASAEADDDEDPQARVLYWIPTTCDSLSERGYTCVGCGESLHCMAGNFALKAICYGRRPYCYNGVCSYIRGEKCQKEGLETAQTDILPNNATITDEIQPAVSNVDAIEGSM, from the exons ATGGATCTGACAAGAGTTGTGCAGTTATTTCTGATACACTTG ATGTCGCTAGGTTTGAATTCAGCAGAATCTGGTGAAACCGACGTCGCACCTCATGATACAACATCAGATGAGTTTTCGACTCCGAACATTCCTTCGAGGTTCTCGTGGGGCTACTCCAATGGATCCTCCACCCCTTCAGAGCGACGCGACCCAGCCTCGGCGGAGGCCGACGATGATGAAGACCCTCAAGCGAGGGTCCTTTACTGGATCCCCACGACGTGTGACTCGTTATCTgag AGGGGTTACACCTGTGTCGGTTGCGGCGAATCTCTGCACTGCATGGCGGGCAACTTCGCTTTGAAAGCCATCTGCTACGGTCGCCGTCCGTACTGTTACAACGGCGTGTGTTCATACATCCGCGGCGAGAAGTGCCAGAAGGAAGGACTGGAGACCGCACAAACTGACATACTACCCAATAATGCCACCATAACTGACGAAATTCAGCCTGCAGTCTCTAATGTAGATGCCATCGAAGGAAGCATGTGA
- the LOC135078474 gene encoding serendipity locus protein alpha-like: MNADLYNEVSKVSHDTRAATKYIVDFLLDRICPVLQKLRSQLQALDERDLEEEIVKIRNVFLLTSSQIKKCIVNFFDVLKVEHKHGECLQESRQFIFERLSWCLTKLSAVEKNLDRCERNPEDREDLSEDAMFVTPMYFVNWIDYTFDILSKLAENVYRTDYKNNDLVYNEWKEVMVQNATSLHMCIDELLLSAMTLCKYCLAEDQTILKARCQVVLRETKALFNELTDEDISASIKMTPDNLKLPIKPSNVNILIDVLKDVLYVLETNTNTALLALLIHCYVNCSSPVDILKNHFDDKEHNSCACHSADNSDEKCTIVEDFDLYNERLVQIGSFAVSCSSDQKRILTLRSCLSSLEALDPHLVPAVMTSPNGLHTQLLINIWKQEVMEIRDTVFLIVDPVAFVEKCKQYMHELLLGLQNKDNHDRQEIWIVMNIGSMVYDFFSIYKKYEPDAIAPYEDLDKLLENLNRASKECKTVSNFFTTNGNSFLEAEIKVNQHKVTFESFMTRIKLLYSVVKKINALLHPKDTDEQFFGEEEAPVNKNYTHTIHYGVNTQTYTNCRKPGNNLTRSVFARTSNVQSSTRNMFLSKLTKHLQIKKSLNDELSFSAQVSELFNVQKERKPFPSGNLSLRKAIFTNKCELSFLKKINNTFDVDDERESQLLDRSASLQISEILNQINDITTTFSSPRKYMWPNTTKDRVDEFSAPIHQESFGDISTSNISNETQPSSINTLERISDLDLVESKLNSLRNSEFETHL; this comes from the exons aTGAACGCGGACCTTTACAATGAAGTTTCAAAAGTTTCACATGATACTCGGGCCGCAacaaaatatattgtg GATTTCCTATTAGACAGAATTTGTCCTGTACTACAAAAACTTCGGTCGCAGTTACAAGCCCTAGATGAGCGCGATTTGGAGGAAGAAATTGTGAAAATAAGAAATGTTTTCCTGCTTACTTCAAGTCAGATTAAGAAATGTATAGTTAACTTCTTTGATGTCTTAAAAGTGGAACATAAACATGGTGAATGTTTACAG GAAAGTCGCCAATTTATATTTGAAAGGCTATCGTGGTGCCTCACTAAGCTGTCTGCTGTTGAGAAGAACTTGGATAGATGTGAGCGAAATCCCGAAGATAGAGAGGATTTGAGTGAGGATGCCATGTTTGTGACACCAATGTATTTTGTCAATTGGATTGACTACACTTTTGACATCCTTAGCAAACTAGCTGAAAATGTTTACAGAACAGACTATAAGAACAATGATTTGGTTTATAATGAGTGGAAAGAAGTT ATGGTTCAGAATGCAACTTCACTGCATATGTGCATCGATGAGCTGCTACTCTCAGCTATGACACTGTGTAAATATTGTTTGGCTGAAGATCAGACCATTCTAAAGGCTCGCTGTCAAGTG GTCTTGAGAGAAACTAAAGCATTATTCAATGAGTTAACTGACGAAGATATTAGTGCAAGTATAAAAATGACACCGGACAATTTGAAACTGCCAATCAAGCCTTCAAATGTGAACATTTTAATTGACGTTTTAAAAGATGTCCTCTACGTCTTGGAGACCAATACTAACACTGCGTTGTTAGCCTTGTTGATACATTGCTATGTCAACTGCTCATCTCCTGTGGATATTTTGAAGAACCATTTTGACGACAAAGAACACAATTCTTGTGCATGCCATTCAGCAGATAACTCTGATGAGAAATGTACTATTGTAGAAGACTTTGATTTGTACAATGAGAGACTTGTGCAAATAGGATCCTTTGCTGTGTCATGTTCTTCGGaccaaaaaa GGATACTGACTCTTCGAAGTTGTTTGTCGAGCCTAGAGGCTTTGGATCCTCATTTGGTGCCGGCAGTCATGACCTCTCCCAATGGGCTCCACACGCAGCTCCTCATTAACATTTGGAAGCAGGAAGTAATGGAGATTAGAGACACTGTCTTCTTGATTGTCGATCCAGTTGCATTTGTTGAG AAATGTAAACAATACATGCATGAACTATTACTGGGACTGCAAAACAAGGATAACCATGATAGACAAGAAATATGGATTGTGATGAACATAGGATCCATGGTTTATGACTTTTTCTCAATATACAAGAAGTACGAACCTGACGCCATTGCCCCTTATGAAGATTTGGACAAACTTTTGGAAAATTTAAATAGAG CTAGCAAGGAATGCAAGACTGTTTCGAATTTCTTTACTACAAACGGAAACTCATTTCTAGAAGCAGAAATAAAAGTTAATCAGCACAAAGTGACTTTCGAGAGTTTCATGACTCGCATTAAACTGCTGTACAGCgttgtgaaaaaaatcaatgCATTGCTTCATCCAAAAGACACAGATGAGCAATTTTTTGGTGAAGAAGAAGCACCtgttaataaaaattacacccaTACAATACATTATGGGGTCAACACGCAAACATATACCAACTGCAGGAAACCTGGGAATAATTTGACAAGAAGTGTCTTTGCCAGAACTAGCAACGTACAGAGTTCTACTAGGAACATGTTCCTATCAAAACTGACCAAGCATTTacagataaaaaaaagtttgaacGATGAACTTAGCTTCTCTGCTCAAGTCAGTGAACTTTTCAATGTTCAGAAAGAGAGAAAACCATTCCCCTCAGGAAATTTGTCATTGAGGAAAGCAATTTTCACCAATAAGTGTGAATTGTCATTCTTGAAGAAAATAAACAACACATTTGATGTGGATGATGAGAGGGAGAGCCAACTGCTGGATAGATCTGCTAGTTTGCAGATATCAG aaattctaaatcaaattAACGATATTACGACTACATTTTCGAGTCCTAGAAAATATATGTGGCCCAATACGACTAAAGATCGTGTGGATGAATTCTCAGCGCCTATTCATCAGGAATCATTCGGGGATATTTCGACGTCAAATATATCAAACGAGACTCAGCCCTCGAGTATCAACACACTTGAGAGGATAAGCGATTTGGACTTAGTAGAAAGTAAACTCAACAGCTTAAGAAATTCAGAATTTGAAACGCATTTGTAA
- the LOC135078856 gene encoding myotrophin-like, giving the protein MSELVWGIKNGDIDQVKQIIENKKIDVNALIDGRVPLHYAADYGQTAVLNYLLDKGADPNMVDKHGISVILAAIWEGHTDCVKTLLKNGASKNGKTPDGTPYLEAAEKDEIKELLT; this is encoded by the exons ATGAGTGAATTGGTTTGGGGAATTAAAAATGGCGATATAGACCAAGTAAAACAAATAATAGAGAATAAG AAAATCGATGTAAACGCCCTCATAGATGGTCGGGTACCCTTACATTATGCCGCAGATTACGGCCAAACAGCAGTCCTCAACTACTTACTGGATAAAGGGGCTGATCCAAAC ATGGTGGACAAACATGGAATATCAGTTATCCTGGCAGCTATTTGGGAAGGTCATACAGATTGTGTCAAAACTTTACTAAAAAAT gGTGCTTCTAAAAATGGAAAAACACCGGATGGCACTCCATATCTTGAAGCTGCAGAGAAAGATGAAATCAAAGAGCTATTGACATAA